A window from Litorilinea aerophila encodes these proteins:
- a CDS encoding cell division protein FtsQ/DivIB codes for MTRSTRTSQHRWPGMGRAPSGPRARRRTATRRRRRFESALAGLGTRTGVNRAGQAVQGLWGRVHWHPSKWISLGLAVAVVAAILWLHGPSGWFVYAEDVSFTDLTYLSGEELYQRSGVDGWSIFWLEPGQIRQALLEHPYVADAQVRLGLPHRVEIQVQEAQPVALWVTRDGTYWLLADGTALAARTEVDPGLPQILDALQEARALDSRHGIAVDARILESALSLMDTLPELGNQVRYNRSVGLNFPLPQEQVWVYWGDGYNLQAKRQNLEAARRLLEDGKTSAQIIDVRYVHRPYVR; via the coding sequence ATGACCAGGTCCACCAGAACGTCACAGCATCGCTGGCCTGGGATGGGCAGGGCCCCTTCTGGGCCCCGTGCCCGGCGGCGTACCGCTACCCGGCGGCGACGGCGCTTTGAATCTGCCCTGGCGGGGCTGGGCACCCGGACCGGCGTCAACCGGGCCGGGCAGGCGGTGCAGGGGCTCTGGGGGCGGGTGCACTGGCATCCCAGCAAGTGGATCAGCCTGGGGTTGGCGGTGGCCGTCGTGGCCGCCATCCTCTGGCTCCATGGGCCCAGCGGCTGGTTCGTCTACGCCGAGGATGTCTCCTTCACCGACCTGACCTACCTGTCCGGGGAGGAGCTGTATCAGCGCAGCGGCGTGGATGGCTGGAGCATCTTCTGGCTGGAGCCCGGGCAGATCCGCCAGGCCCTCCTGGAACACCCCTACGTGGCCGATGCCCAGGTGCGCCTGGGGTTGCCCCACCGGGTGGAGATCCAGGTCCAGGAGGCGCAGCCCGTTGCCCTCTGGGTCACCCGGGACGGCACCTACTGGCTGCTGGCGGATGGCACGGCCCTGGCCGCCCGGACCGAGGTGGACCCGGGGCTGCCCCAGATTCTGGACGCCCTTCAGGAGGCCCGGGCCCTGGACAGCCGCCACGGCATCGCGGTGGATGCCCGCATCCTGGAGAGCGCACTGTCCTTGATGGACACCCTGCCCGAGTTGGGCAACCAGGTCCGCTATAACCGCAGCGTGGGGCTGAATTTTCCCTTGCCCCAGGAGCAGGTCTGGGTCTACTGGGGCGATGGCTACAATTTGCAGGCAAAAAGACAGAATTTGGAAGCTGCCAGGCGGCTACTGGAGGACGGCAAGACCTCCGCACAGATCATCGATGTTCGTTATGTTCATCGGCCCTATGTACGCTGA
- the ftsA gene encoding cell division protein FtsA, with translation MQEFISAIDIGTTKVCALTAAVTHDSLGNLALRVLGVGQAVSRGIRRGVVVNVKDATACVGEAVEKCEEDAGQPILSAYVGIAGSHISTLNSKGMSPVDHRQGVTGQDMQRALEGARAVALPENQEVIHTIARQWTVDSQGAVQYPLGMSAYRLEVDAHIVTGSSTAVNNLAQCVLSHNIDIDELVLEPLASNEAVLRPEERQMGVAVVDLGGGTTDIAIFIEDGLCHTVILDLGGNHLTNDLAVGLHAPFETAEELKLRYGTVLPDRVAADEKVWATVFGERSERSFSRRFISEILEARACEILEIVREKLEESGYYDRLPAGIVLTGGSSQLHGLTELGREIFGMPVRVGAPSARLPIGGLTRTLLSPTYATSVGLLLWGLHEDARSVHRRFSADSPSPHTQWVGQAMRWLRNLLPG, from the coding sequence GTGCAGGAATTCATTTCAGCTATTGATATCGGAACCACCAAAGTCTGTGCCCTGACGGCTGCTGTAACCCATGACAGCCTGGGCAACCTGGCCCTCCGGGTGTTGGGCGTGGGCCAGGCCGTGAGCCGGGGCATCCGGCGTGGGGTGGTGGTCAACGTCAAGGATGCCACCGCCTGCGTGGGAGAAGCCGTGGAGAAGTGTGAGGAGGATGCAGGGCAACCCATCTTGAGCGCGTATGTCGGCATCGCCGGCAGCCATATTTCCACCTTGAACAGCAAGGGGATGAGCCCGGTCGACCATCGTCAGGGCGTGACCGGCCAGGACATGCAGCGCGCGCTGGAAGGCGCGCGGGCCGTGGCCCTCCCCGAAAATCAGGAGGTGATCCACACCATTGCCCGTCAGTGGACCGTGGACAGCCAGGGGGCCGTCCAGTACCCCCTGGGCATGAGCGCCTATCGCCTGGAAGTGGACGCCCACATCGTCACCGGCAGCAGCACCGCGGTCAACAACCTGGCCCAATGCGTGCTGTCCCACAACATCGACATCGACGAGCTGGTGCTGGAGCCCCTGGCCAGCAACGAGGCGGTGTTGCGGCCGGAGGAGCGCCAGATGGGCGTGGCCGTCGTCGACCTGGGCGGCGGCACCACCGACATCGCCATTTTCATCGAAGATGGCCTGTGCCACACCGTCATCCTGGATCTGGGAGGTAATCATCTCACCAACGATCTGGCGGTCGGCTTGCATGCACCCTTTGAAACGGCCGAGGAGTTGAAGCTGCGCTATGGCACCGTGCTGCCCGATCGGGTGGCCGCGGATGAGAAAGTCTGGGCCACCGTCTTCGGGGAGCGTTCTGAGCGGAGCTTCAGCCGCCGTTTCATCAGCGAGATCTTGGAAGCCCGAGCCTGCGAGATCCTCGAGATCGTGCGGGAAAAACTGGAGGAGAGCGGATATTACGACAGGTTGCCGGCAGGCATTGTCCTGACGGGCGGATCGAGTCAGCTCCATGGCCTGACGGAGCTGGGGCGGGAGATCTTTGGCATGCCGGTGCGGGTGGGGGCGCCTTCTGCCCGCCTGCCCATCGGCGGGCTGACCCGCACCCTGCTGTCGCCCACCTACGCCACCAGCGTGGGGCTGTTGCTCTGGGGGCTGCACGAGGACGCCCGGTCGGTGCATCGACGGTTTTCGGCCGACTCCCCGAGCCCCCACACCCAGTGGGTGGGCCAGGCCATGCGATGGCTGCGCAACCTGTTGCCCGGCTGA